The proteins below are encoded in one region of Chromatiales bacterium:
- the dnaJ gene encoding molecular chaperone DnaJ yields MSKRDYYEVLGVEKNVSEAELKKAYRRLAMKYHPDRNPDDAEAEERFKEAKEAYEVLSDPQKRSAYDQFGHAGVDPSMGGGGFHGGGGAGFGDIFDDIFGDIFGGGGARRGGERVYRGADLQYNLELTLEEAVFGTEARIRVPVLVTCSHCDGSGTAPGSEPVTCNTCGGVGQVRMQQGFFSVQQTCPRCRGAGKIITNPCVACHGEGRVEEEKTLSVKVPAGVDTGDRIRLGGEGEAGINGGPAGDLYVQIRVKPHDIFTREGVDLHCEVPISIGVAALGGELEVPTLDGRVKLKIPAETQSGKLFRLRGKGVTSVRGGMTGDLICRTTVETPVNLTRRQKELLEEFESTLKAGGEKHSPRASGWLDGVKRFFDGLKF; encoded by the coding sequence ATGTCCAAACGCGATTACTACGAAGTCCTCGGGGTCGAGAAGAATGTCAGCGAGGCGGAACTGAAGAAGGCCTACCGCCGGCTGGCGATGAAATACCACCCGGACCGCAATCCGGACGATGCCGAGGCGGAGGAGCGCTTCAAGGAGGCCAAGGAGGCCTATGAGGTGCTGTCCGATCCGCAGAAGCGCTCGGCCTATGACCAGTTCGGGCATGCCGGCGTCGATCCCTCGATGGGGGGCGGCGGTTTCCACGGTGGTGGCGGCGCCGGTTTCGGCGACATCTTCGACGACATCTTCGGCGACATCTTCGGTGGTGGCGGGGCTCGGCGCGGCGGCGAGCGCGTCTACCGCGGGGCCGACCTGCAGTACAACCTGGAACTCACCCTGGAGGAGGCGGTGTTCGGCACCGAGGCCCGCATCCGTGTGCCGGTGCTGGTCACCTGCTCGCATTGCGATGGCAGCGGCACCGCTCCGGGCTCCGAGCCGGTCACCTGTAACACCTGCGGCGGCGTCGGTCAGGTGCGCATGCAACAGGGCTTCTTCTCCGTGCAGCAGACCTGCCCGCGCTGTCGCGGCGCCGGCAAGATCATCACCAACCCCTGCGTGGCCTGTCACGGCGAGGGGCGTGTGGAAGAGGAGAAGACCCTGTCGGTGAAGGTGCCGGCCGGGGTCGACACCGGCGACCGCATCCGTCTCGGCGGGGAGGGCGAGGCCGGGATCAACGGCGGTCCGGCGGGCGATCTCTATGTGCAGATCCGCGTCAAGCCGCACGACATCTTCACCCGCGAGGGTGTCGACCTGCACTGCGAGGTACCGATCTCCATCGGCGTTGCCGCACTGGGTGGCGAGCTCGAGGTGCCCACGCTGGATGGTCGCGTCAAACTCAAGATCCCGGCCGAGACCCAGTCGGGCAAGCTGTTCCGCCTGCGGGGCAAGGGCGTGACGTCGGTGCGTGGCGGCATGACCGGCGACCTGATCTGTCGCACCACGGTCGAGACCCCGGTGAACCTCACGCGGCGGCAGAAGGAGCTGCTGGAGGAGTTCGAGTCCACGCTGAAGGCAGGCGGGGAGAAGCACAGCCCGCGCGCCTCGGGCTGGCTGGATGGCGTCAAGCGCTTCTTCGACGGCCTCAAGTTCTAG
- a CDS encoding DsrE family protein produces the protein MSKPVKNPLRRRFLRGLLALAPAGLLGSAAARAADSAADSADDLRFPGDPAEHRVVYQFNHADIDYMEHVLFSVGAMLRKYDTNVEIVVVAFGPGIHILGKRPERPVPELLRQRVASLSQYGVKFVACGNTMKSLGWDAEDILPFAEIEEVGAAALMEYQEKGFSYISW, from the coding sequence ATGAGCAAGCCCGTGAAAAATCCGCTGCGTCGCCGCTTCCTGCGTGGCCTGCTGGCCCTGGCGCCGGCCGGTCTGCTGGGGTCTGCCGCGGCCCGTGCGGCCGATTCGGCGGCCGATTCAGCGGATGATCTGCGTTTTCCCGGCGACCCCGCCGAGCACCGGGTCGTCTACCAGTTCAATCACGCCGACATCGATTACATGGAGCACGTGCTCTTTTCGGTCGGTGCAATGCTGCGCAAGTACGACACCAATGTGGAGATCGTCGTCGTCGCCTTTGGTCCCGGCATCCATATTCTCGGCAAGCGGCCCGAGCGCCCCGTGCCCGAGCTGCTGCGTCAGCGTGTCGCGAGCCTGTCCCAGTACGGGGTGAAGTTCGTGGCCTGTGGCAACACCATGAAATCGCTGGGCTGGGATGCCGAGGACATCCTGCCCTTTGCCGAGATCGAGGAGGTGGGTGCGGCGGCGCTGATGGAATACCAGGAAAAGGGCTTTTCCTACATCAGCTGGTAG
- the dapB gene encoding 4-hydroxy-tetrahydrodipicolinate reductase yields the protein MTRIAIVGAGGRMGRTLIEAVHNADGAELSAATERAGSSLLGADAGELAGVGRLGVTIADTLAAAGDFDVLIDFTAPAATMAHLDYCLENGKRIVIGTTGLGEAERERIRQAGERIGVVFAPNMSVGVNLCLKLLDLAARVLGDEVDIEIVEAHHRHKVDAPSGTALRMGEVVAEALGRDLKACAVYGREGQTGERDRQTIGFETIRAGDIVGEHTVMFAGLGERVEITHKASSRMTFAKGAVRAAQWVMGRGTGLYDMQDVLGLR from the coding sequence ATGACCAGAATCGCGATCGTGGGCGCCGGCGGGCGCATGGGCCGCACACTCATCGAGGCCGTACACAACGCCGACGGAGCGGAGCTCTCGGCCGCCACCGAGCGCGCCGGCAGTTCATTGCTGGGGGCCGATGCCGGTGAGCTCGCCGGCGTGGGCCGCCTGGGCGTGACCATCGCCGATACGCTGGCTGCCGCCGGCGACTTCGACGTGCTCATCGACTTCACCGCGCCGGCCGCGACCATGGCCCATCTCGACTACTGCCTGGAAAACGGCAAGCGCATCGTCATCGGCACCACCGGGCTCGGCGAGGCCGAGCGCGAGCGCATCCGGCAGGCCGGCGAGCGCATCGGCGTGGTCTTCGCGCCCAACATGAGCGTCGGTGTCAACCTCTGCCTCAAGCTGCTGGATCTCGCCGCGCGCGTGCTGGGCGACGAGGTGGATATCGAGATCGTCGAGGCCCACCACCGGCACAAGGTGGACGCCCCCTCCGGCACGGCCCTGCGCATGGGCGAGGTGGTGGCCGAGGCCCTGGGGCGCGACCTCAAGGCCTGCGCCGTCTATGGCCGCGAGGGCCAGACCGGCGAGCGCGACCGCCAGACCATCGGCTTCGAGACCATCCGCGCCGGTGACATCGTCGGTGAGCACACGGTGATGTTCGCCGGGCTCGGCGAGCGCGTGGAGATCACCCACAAGGCCTCCAGTCGTATGACCTTCGCCAAGGGCGCGGTGCGTGCCGCCCAGTGGGTGATGGGGCGCGGGACGGGGCTCTACGACATGCAGGACGTCCTCGGGCTGCGCTGA
- the carA gene encoding glutamine-hydrolyzing carbamoyl-phosphate synthase small subunit encodes MKTPALLVLEDGSLFRGESIGFEGETVGEVVFNTALTGYQEILTDPSYSRQIVTLTYPHIGNVGTNPDDEESSHVHAAGLVIRDLPRRLSNWRSQESLPDYLRRHKVVAIADIDTRRLTRILREKGALAGAIVTGQAAADEQAALALAKGFPGLKGMDLAKEVTTHEPYEWAQGSWTLEGGMPAAPHPIEEKLPYHVVAWDYGVKRNILRMLVDRGCRLTVVPAQTPASEVFKLKPDGVFLSNGPGDPEPCDYAIQGIREVLDAGLPTFGICLGHQLLGLASGAKTVKMKFGHHGANHPVQDLDTGHVMISSQNHGFAVDEKTLPDCLRATHKSLFDGSLQGVHRTDKPAFSFQGHPEASPGPHDVAPLFDHFIELMQAHRAGA; translated from the coding sequence TTGAAAACACCTGCCCTGCTAGTGCTTGAGGATGGCAGCCTCTTCCGGGGAGAGTCGATCGGTTTCGAGGGCGAGACCGTCGGCGAAGTCGTCTTTAACACGGCCCTGACCGGGTACCAGGAAATCCTCACCGATCCTTCCTATTCCAGACAGATCGTCACCCTGACCTATCCGCACATCGGCAACGTCGGCACCAACCCGGACGACGAGGAATCCTCGCACGTGCATGCGGCCGGTCTCGTGATTCGCGACCTGCCGCGCCGCCTGTCCAACTGGCGTTCGCAGGAGTCGCTGCCGGACTACCTCAGGCGCCACAAGGTGGTGGCCATCGCCGACATCGATACCCGCCGTCTCACGCGCATCCTGCGCGAGAAGGGCGCGCTGGCCGGCGCGATCGTGACCGGCCAGGCCGCCGCGGACGAGCAGGCGGCCCTGGCCCTGGCGAAAGGCTTTCCGGGCCTCAAGGGCATGGACTTGGCCAAGGAGGTCACCACCCACGAGCCCTACGAATGGGCCCAGGGCAGCTGGACGCTGGAGGGCGGCATGCCGGCCGCCCCGCATCCCATCGAGGAGAAGCTGCCCTATCACGTGGTGGCTTGGGACTACGGCGTGAAACGCAACATCCTGCGCATGCTGGTGGACCGCGGCTGCCGCCTGACGGTGGTGCCGGCCCAGACCCCGGCCTCGGAGGTCTTCAAGCTGAAGCCGGACGGCGTGTTCCTGTCCAACGGGCCGGGCGACCCCGAGCCCTGCGACTATGCCATCCAGGGCATCCGCGAGGTGCTGGACGCCGGACTGCCGACCTTCGGTATCTGCCTGGGTCACCAGCTGCTCGGCCTGGCCAGCGGCGCGAAGACGGTGAAGATGAAGTTCGGCCACCACGGCGCCAACCATCCCGTGCAGGATCTGGATACCGGCCATGTGATGATCTCCAGCCAGAACCACGGTTTCGCGGTGGACGAGAAGACCCTGCCGGACTGCCTGCGCGCCACCCACAAGTCGCTGTTCGACGGGTCGCTGCAGGGCGTGCATCGCACCGACAAGCCGGCCTTCAGTTTCCAGGGGCATCCGGAGGCGAGCCCCGGCCCGCACGACGTGGCACCGCTGTTCGATCACTTCATCGAACTGATGCAGGCGCACAGGGCCGGCGCGTAA
- the carB gene encoding carbamoyl-phosphate synthase large subunit, with protein MPKRTDIESILIIGAGPIIIGQACEFDYSGAQACKALREEGYRVILVNSNPATIMTDPEMADAVYIEPVDWKTVERIIEKERPDAVLPTMGGQTALNCALDLDRHGVLEKYGVEMIGASPDAIDMAEDRERFRDAMSEIGLGSAKSSVANTWEEAQAIQAEIGFPVIIRPSFTLGGSGGGIAYNREEFEEIVKHGLDLSPTNEVLLEESLLGWKEYEMEVVRDKADNAIIICSIENLDPMGVHTGDSITVAPAQTLTDKEYQIMRDASLAVLRKIGVETGGSNVQFAVNPQDGRLVIIEMNPRVSRSSALASKATGFPIAKVAAKLAVGFTLDELQNEITGGATPASFEPSIDYVVTKIPRFTFEKFPQAKARLTTQMKSVGEVMAIGRTFQESFQKALRGLETGADGLDEVLDPADENAQAILRHELAEVGPDRIYYVADAFRMGMSVEEAHEATAIDYWFLDQIHELVEIEQGLRGKKLATIERDEFFDLKRRGFSDRRLGKLLGETEYAVRARRQELGVRPVYKRVDTCAAEFATRTAYMYSTYEEECEAEPTGREKIMVLGGGPNRIGQGIEFDYCCVHAALAMREDGYETIMVNCNPETVSTDYDTSDRLYFEPLTLEDVLEIVHVEKPKGVIVQYGGQTPLKLARDLEKAGVPIVGTTPDSIDLAEDRERFQQMIEKLGLRQPPNRTARNPEDAVRLAAEIGYPVVVRPSYVLGGRAMEIVYDETDLRRYMTEAVKVSNDSPVLLDHFLDSAEEVDVDAICDGEDVLIGGVMQHIEQAGVHSGDSACSLPPYSLNPVVMERMREQVRAMAKELGVVGLMNTQFAVQGDEIYILEVNPRASRTVPFVSKVIGKPLAKIAARCMVGQSLKQQNAGEEVIPNYFAVKEAVFPFIKFQGVDPILGPEMKSTGEVMGVGRSFAEAFGKSQLGAGVKLPAPGRAFISVRDVDKGGIVDVARKLTELGFDVVATRGTAAALEAAGVACQQVNKVLEGRPHIVDMIKNDEIVLIINTTEGKQATADSFTIRREALQHKVTYTTTLAGARATVEAMADAASGEENVYRLQTLHEENQA; from the coding sequence ATGCCGAAAAGAACCGACATCGAAAGCATCCTCATCATCGGCGCCGGCCCGATCATCATCGGCCAGGCCTGCGAATTCGACTACTCCGGCGCCCAGGCCTGCAAGGCCCTGCGCGAGGAGGGCTACCGCGTCATCCTGGTGAACTCCAACCCGGCCACCATCATGACCGACCCGGAGATGGCCGACGCGGTGTACATCGAGCCCGTCGACTGGAAGACGGTGGAGCGCATCATCGAGAAGGAACGCCCGGATGCCGTACTGCCGACCATGGGCGGGCAGACGGCACTCAACTGCGCGCTGGACCTGGACCGGCACGGCGTGCTGGAGAAATACGGCGTGGAGATGATCGGCGCCTCGCCGGACGCCATCGACATGGCCGAGGACCGCGAGCGCTTCCGTGATGCCATGAGCGAGATCGGGCTGGGATCGGCGAAGTCGTCCGTCGCCAACACCTGGGAAGAGGCGCAGGCCATCCAGGCGGAGATCGGCTTCCCCGTGATCATCCGCCCCTCCTTCACCCTTGGCGGCAGCGGCGGCGGCATCGCCTACAATCGCGAGGAATTCGAGGAGATCGTCAAGCACGGCCTCGACCTCTCGCCGACCAACGAGGTGCTGCTCGAGGAGTCGCTGCTCGGCTGGAAGGAGTACGAGATGGAGGTGGTGCGCGACAAGGCCGACAACGCCATCATCATCTGCTCCATCGAGAACCTCGATCCGATGGGCGTGCACACCGGCGACTCCATCACCGTTGCCCCCGCGCAGACGCTGACCGACAAGGAATACCAGATCATGCGCGACGCCTCGCTGGCGGTGCTGCGCAAGATCGGCGTGGAGACCGGCGGCTCCAACGTGCAGTTTGCCGTCAATCCGCAGGACGGTCGCCTGGTCATCATCGAGATGAACCCGCGCGTCTCGCGCTCCTCGGCGCTGGCCTCCAAGGCCACCGGCTTCCCCATTGCCAAGGTCGCGGCCAAGCTTGCCGTGGGCTTTACCCTGGACGAGCTGCAGAACGAGATCACCGGCGGCGCGACCCCGGCCTCGTTCGAGCCGAGCATCGACTACGTCGTCACCAAGATCCCGCGCTTCACCTTCGAGAAATTCCCCCAGGCCAAGGCGCGGCTCACCACGCAGATGAAGTCCGTGGGCGAGGTGATGGCCATCGGCCGCACCTTCCAGGAATCCTTCCAGAAGGCGTTGCGCGGCCTGGAGACTGGCGCCGACGGGCTGGACGAGGTGCTGGACCCTGCCGACGAAAACGCCCAGGCGATCCTGCGCCACGAGCTGGCCGAGGTCGGCCCGGACCGCATCTACTACGTGGCGGACGCCTTCCGCATGGGCATGAGCGTGGAAGAGGCGCACGAGGCCACCGCCATCGATTACTGGTTCCTGGACCAGATCCATGAACTGGTGGAGATCGAGCAGGGCCTGCGGGGCAAGAAGCTGGCCACGATCGAGCGCGACGAGTTCTTCGACCTCAAGCGCCGCGGCTTCTCCGACCGACGTCTGGGCAAGCTGCTGGGCGAGACCGAATATGCCGTGCGTGCGCGCCGCCAGGAGCTGGGTGTGCGTCCTGTGTACAAGCGTGTGGATACCTGCGCCGCCGAGTTCGCCACCCGCACCGCCTACATGTATTCCACCTACGAGGAGGAATGCGAGGCCGAGCCCACCGGGCGCGAGAAGATCATGGTGCTGGGCGGCGGGCCCAACCGCATCGGCCAGGGTATCGAGTTCGACTACTGTTGCGTGCATGCCGCGCTCGCCATGCGCGAGGACGGCTACGAGACCATCATGGTCAACTGCAACCCGGAGACCGTCTCCACCGACTACGACACCTCCGATCGCCTGTACTTCGAGCCGCTCACGCTGGAGGACGTGCTGGAGATCGTGCACGTAGAGAAGCCGAAGGGCGTGATCGTGCAGTATGGCGGGCAGACCCCGCTCAAGCTTGCGCGCGACCTGGAGAAGGCGGGCGTGCCCATCGTCGGCACCACGCCGGATTCCATCGACCTGGCCGAGGACCGCGAGCGCTTCCAGCAGATGATCGAGAAGCTGGGCCTGAGACAGCCGCCGAACCGCACCGCGCGCAACCCGGAAGACGCCGTGCGCCTGGCTGCCGAGATCGGCTACCCCGTGGTGGTCCGCCCGTCCTACGTGCTGGGCGGCCGTGCCATGGAGATCGTCTACGACGAAACCGACCTGCGTCGCTACATGACCGAGGCGGTGAAGGTCTCCAACGATTCGCCGGTGCTGCTCGACCACTTCCTCGACTCCGCCGAGGAGGTGGACGTGGACGCGATCTGCGACGGCGAGGACGTGTTGATCGGCGGCGTCATGCAGCATATCGAGCAGGCCGGCGTGCACTCGGGCGACTCGGCCTGTTCGCTGCCGCCGTATTCGCTCAACCCGGTGGTCATGGAGCGCATGCGCGAGCAGGTCCGTGCCATGGCCAAGGAGCTCGGCGTGGTGGGCCTGATGAACACCCAGTTCGCCGTGCAGGGTGACGAGATCTACATCCTCGAGGTGAACCCGCGTGCCTCGCGCACCGTGCCCTTCGTCTCCAAGGTGATCGGCAAGCCGCTGGCCAAGATTGCCGCGCGCTGCATGGTGGGGCAGAGCCTCAAGCAGCAGAATGCCGGCGAGGAGGTCATCCCCAATTACTTTGCCGTGAAGGAGGCCGTGTTCCCCTTCATCAAGTTCCAGGGCGTGGACCCCATCCTCGGTCCGGAGATGAAGTCCACCGGCGAGGTCATGGGCGTGGGCCGCAGCTTCGCCGAGGCCTTCGGCAAGTCGCAGCTGGGCGCCGGCGTGAAGCTGCCTGCGCCGGGGCGCGCCTTCATCAGCGTGCGCGACGTGGACAAGGGCGGCATCGTGGACGTGGCCCGCAAGCTCACCGAGCTCGGTTTCGACGTGGTCGCCACCCGTGGCACGGCCGCCGCGCTCGAGGCGGCGGGTGTCGCCTGCCAGCAGGTCAACAAGGTGCTGGAGGGGCGTCCGCACATCGTCGACATGATCAAGAACGACGAGATCGTGCTGATCATCAACACCACTGAAGGCAAGCAGGCGACGGCCGATTCCTTCACCATCCGCCGCGAGGCGCTGCAGCACAAGGTGACCTACACCACCACCCTGGCCGGCGCCCGCGCAACGGTCGAGGCCATGGCCGATGCCGCCTCGGGCGAGGAAAACGTGTACCGCCTGCAGACGCTGCATGAGGAGAACCAGGCATGA
- the greA gene encoding transcription elongation factor GreA: MSKVPLTVRGAEKLKTELHRLKTEDRPRVIEAIADAREHGDLKENAEYHAAREQQSFIEGRIKEIEAKLSNAQIIDVTQINAGGKVIFGATVDLFDEDADKEITYQIVGDDEADIKAGLISVSSPIARALIGKEEGDIAEVDAPGGRKSFEIVAVRYV; this comes from the coding sequence ATGAGCAAGGTACCGTTGACGGTGCGTGGCGCCGAAAAGCTCAAGACCGAACTGCACAGACTCAAGACCGAGGATCGCCCGCGCGTGATCGAGGCGATCGCCGATGCCCGCGAGCACGGCGACCTGAAGGAAAACGCCGAGTATCACGCCGCGCGCGAGCAGCAGAGCTTCATCGAGGGGCGGATCAAGGAGATCGAGGCCAAGCTCTCCAATGCGCAGATCATCGACGTCACCCAGATCAATGCCGGGGGCAAGGTCATCTTCGGCGCCACCGTCGACCTCTTCGACGAGGATGCCGACAAGGAGATCACCTACCAGATCGTGGGTGACGACGAGGCCGACATCAAGGCCGGTCTCATCTCCGTGAGTTCGCCGATCGCGCGTGCGCTCATCGGCAAGGAGGAGGGGGATATCGCCGAGGTGGATGCCCCCGGCGGGCGCAAGAGTTTCGAGATCGTGGCCGTGCGCTACGTCTGA
- the yhbY gene encoding ribosome assembly RNA-binding protein YhbY has protein sequence MPLSDKQRKFLRAHAHALNPVVRVASQGLKPTVLEEIELALNHHELIKVKVSVGEREARDALIAEICAHSGAELVQRIGHVAVLYRKNPEKTVIELPRG, from the coding sequence ATGCCCCTGAGTGACAAACAGCGCAAGTTCCTGCGTGCCCACGCGCACGCACTCAACCCCGTGGTGCGGGTGGCCTCGCAGGGCCTGAAACCGACCGTGCTCGAGGAGATCGAGCTCGCCCTGAACCATCACGAGCTCATCAAGGTGAAGGTCAGCGTGGGCGAGCGGGAGGCGCGCGACGCCCTGATTGCGGAGATCTGCGCGCACAGCGGCGCCGAACTGGTGCAGCGCATCGGTCACGTCGCAGTGCTGTATCGGAAAAACCCGGAAAAGACCGTGATCGAGCTGCCGCGGGGCTAG
- the rlmE gene encoding 23S rRNA (uridine(2552)-2'-O)-methyltransferase RlmE produces the protein MARSKSSSRWLKEHFKDEYVRRAQEQGYRSRAVFKLLEVQEKDRILKPGMVVVDLGAAPGGWSEAARQLVGRNGRVIATDILPMDPIEGVEFLEGDFREDEVLDRLLALIGEDRADLVLSDMAPNMSGVDAVDQPRAMYLAELALDLARKILKPGGDFLVKVFQGEGSEEYLRTLRQDFDKVIVRKPRASRPRSREVYILARGLNVV, from the coding sequence ATGGCCCGCAGCAAGAGCAGCTCACGCTGGCTCAAGGAACATTTCAAAGACGAGTACGTGCGCCGGGCGCAGGAGCAGGGCTATCGCTCCCGCGCCGTGTTCAAGTTGCTCGAGGTGCAGGAAAAGGACCGCATCCTGAAGCCCGGTATGGTCGTGGTCGACCTCGGGGCCGCCCCCGGAGGCTGGAGCGAGGCGGCGCGCCAGCTGGTGGGGCGCAATGGCCGGGTGATCGCCACCGACATCCTGCCCATGGACCCCATCGAGGGCGTGGAATTCCTGGAGGGCGATTTTCGCGAGGACGAGGTGCTCGACCGCCTGCTGGCGCTCATCGGCGAGGACCGGGCGGACCTTGTATTGTCGGATATGGCCCCCAACATGAGTGGGGTGGATGCCGTGGATCAGCCGCGCGCCATGTATCTGGCGGAGCTCGCCCTGGATCTGGCGCGCAAGATACTGAAACCCGGCGGCGATTTTCTGGTCAAGGTATTTCAGGGCGAGGGTTCCGAGGAATATCTCCGCACACTTCGTCAGGATTTCGACAAGGTCATCGTCCGCAAGCCCAGGGCCTCCAGACCCCGTTCGCGCGAGGTCTATATTCTGGCCAGGGGCCTGAATGTGGTGTAA
- the ftsH gene encoding ATP-dependent zinc metalloprotease FtsH: protein MNDLVKNLILWAVIALVLMSVFSSFNQPGTPPKAYTYSQFISDVKSGQIRQVTIQQNRIEGVTTSGQKFATIAPDDPGMIGDLLAHNVEINAVQPKQRSLLVDILISWAPFILIIALWIYIMRQMQGGGAGRGAMSFGKSRARLMGEDQIKVTFADVAGCDEAKEDVSELVEFLRDPGKFQKLGGKIPRGILMVGSPGTGKTLLAKAIAGEAKVPFFSISGSDFVEMFVGVGASRVRDMFEQAKKNAPCIIFIDEIDAVGRQRGAGLGGGHDEREQTLNQLLVEMDGFEGSEGIIVIAATNRPDVLDPALLRPGRFDRQVVVPLPDVRGREQILKVHMRKVPLGDDVRPDIIARGTPGFSGADLANLVNEAALFAARANKRTVDMDDFERAKDKIMMGAERKSMVMSEDEKKLTAYHEAGHAIVGLNVPEHDPVYKVTIIPRGRALGVTMFLPEEDRYSHSKQRLESQISSLFGGRIAEELIFGPERVTTGASNDIERATDIARNMVTRWGLSDKLGPLAYSEDEGEVFLGRSVTQHKHMSDETAHAIDEEIRSFIDRNFNRAKKILEDNMDKLHTMAQALIKYETIDQEQIKDIMQGREPRPPAGWDDNAPTSGTGVTSEEAPEQGKGGEIGGPASLH from the coding sequence TTGAACGATCTCGTCAAGAATCTCATCCTGTGGGCGGTCATCGCGCTGGTGCTGATGTCCGTCTTCAGCAGCTTCAACCAGCCCGGCACCCCGCCCAAGGCCTATACCTATTCGCAGTTCATCTCGGACGTGAAGTCGGGCCAGATCCGCCAGGTCACGATCCAGCAGAACCGCATCGAGGGGGTCACGACCTCAGGGCAGAAGTTCGCCACCATCGCCCCGGACGACCCGGGCATGATCGGCGACCTGCTGGCGCATAACGTCGAGATCAACGCGGTGCAGCCCAAGCAGCGCTCGCTGCTGGTGGACATCCTCATCAGCTGGGCGCCCTTCATCCTCATCATCGCGCTGTGGATCTACATCATGCGCCAGATGCAGGGTGGCGGCGCGGGCCGCGGGGCCATGTCCTTCGGCAAGAGCCGCGCCCGCCTGATGGGCGAGGACCAGATCAAGGTCACCTTCGCCGACGTCGCCGGTTGCGACGAGGCCAAGGAGGACGTGAGCGAGCTGGTGGAATTCCTGCGCGATCCCGGCAAGTTCCAGAAGCTCGGCGGCAAGATCCCGCGCGGGATCCTCATGGTCGGCTCCCCCGGTACCGGCAAGACCCTGCTGGCCAAGGCCATTGCAGGCGAGGCCAAGGTGCCGTTCTTCAGCATCTCCGGTTCCGACTTCGTCGAGATGTTCGTCGGCGTGGGCGCCTCGCGCGTGCGCGACATGTTCGAGCAGGCCAAGAAGAATGCCCCCTGCATCATCTTCATCGACGAGATCGATGCCGTCGGTCGCCAGCGCGGGGCCGGTCTGGGCGGTGGCCACGACGAGCGCGAGCAGACCCTGAACCAGCTGCTGGTGGAGATGGACGGCTTCGAGGGCAGCGAGGGCATCATCGTCATCGCCGCGACCAACCGGCCGGACGTGCTCGACCCGGCGCTGCTGCGCCCCGGCCGTTTCGACCGCCAAGTGGTGGTACCGCTGCCGGACGTGCGTGGCCGCGAGCAGATCCTCAAGGTGCACATGCGCAAGGTGCCGCTGGGCGACGACGTGCGTCCCGACATCATCGCGCGCGGTACGCCGGGTTTCTCCGGCGCCGATCTCGCCAACCTGGTCAACGAGGCCGCCCTGTTCGCCGCCCGCGCCAACAAGCGCACGGTGGACATGGACGACTTCGAGCGGGCCAAGGACAAGATCATGATGGGCGCCGAGCGCAAGTCCATGGTGATGAGCGAGGACGAGAAGAAGCTCACCGCCTATCACGAGGCGGGGCATGCCATCGTCGGCCTGAACGTGCCGGAGCACGACCCGGTGTACAAGGTCACCATCATCCCGCGCGGTCGCGCCCTGGGGGTGACCATGTTCCTGCCGGAAGAGGACCGCTACAGCCACTCCAAGCAGCGCCTGGAGAGCCAGATCTCCAGCCTGTTCGGCGGACGTATCGCCGAGGAGCTGATCTTCGGTCCGGAGCGCGTCACCACCGGTGCCTCCAATGACATCGAGCGGGCCACCGACATCGCCCGCAACATGGTCACCCGCTGGGGGCTGTCCGACAAGCTGGGCCCGCTGGCCTACAGCGAGGACGAGGGTGAGGTCTTCCTCGGCCGTTCGGTGACGCAGCACAAGCACATGTCCGACGAGACGGCGCATGCCATCGACGAGGAGATCCGCTCCTTCATCGACCGGAACTTCAACCGGGCGAAGAAGATCCTCGAGGACAACATGGACAAGCTGCACACGATGGCCCAGGCCCTGATCAAGTACGAGACCATCGATCAGGAGCAGATCAAGGACATCATGCAGGGGCGCGAACCGCGCCCGCCGGCCGGCTGGGACGACAATGCCCCCACCTCGGGCACGGGCGTCACCAGCGAGGAGGCGCCGGAGCAGGGCAAGGGTGGCGAGATCGGCGGCCCCGCCAGCCTGCACTGA